Proteins encoded within one genomic window of Citricoccus muralis:
- the gluQRS gene encoding tRNA glutamyl-Q(34) synthetase GluQRS — MSAGRYAPSPTGQLHLGNLRTALLAWLFARSTDREVLLRIEDLDRVRSGAEAQQLIELQAMGLSWDAPPVRQSDRTGLYDQALALLDEQGLIYECYCSRKDIAEAASAPHPDPSLPPGAYPGTCRNLTETERSQRRTERPAALRIDAARAAGPAAGTGPVHEVTDLLHGPVSATVDDFVVRRNDGTYAYNLAVVVDDLHQGVDQVVRGDDLLTSTPRQDWLAQLWSRLSGLPGPATEYAHVPLVLNEEGQRLAKRDGSVTLEDLGVINDDAIDTERAHAVRAKLLESLGLPGDSLEAALEAFDPSALPREPWIFRGL; from the coding sequence ATGAGCGCTGGACGCTACGCACCGAGCCCCACCGGCCAGCTGCATCTGGGCAACCTGCGCACCGCCCTACTCGCCTGGCTCTTCGCCCGCAGCACGGATCGCGAGGTGCTCTTACGCATCGAAGACCTGGACCGGGTGCGATCCGGCGCCGAAGCCCAGCAACTGATTGAACTTCAAGCCATGGGGCTGTCCTGGGATGCTCCTCCCGTGCGCCAATCAGATCGCACCGGGCTCTACGACCAAGCCCTCGCCCTGCTCGACGAGCAGGGTCTCATCTATGAGTGCTATTGCTCGCGCAAAGACATCGCCGAGGCTGCTTCCGCACCGCACCCCGATCCGAGCCTGCCGCCCGGGGCTTACCCGGGCACCTGCCGGAATCTCACCGAAACCGAACGCTCCCAGCGTCGCACCGAGCGTCCCGCCGCACTACGTATCGACGCCGCTCGGGCGGCCGGACCCGCCGCCGGAACCGGCCCCGTCCATGAAGTGACCGATCTGTTGCATGGGCCGGTCAGTGCCACGGTGGACGACTTTGTGGTGCGTCGCAATGATGGCACCTACGCCTACAACCTCGCCGTCGTCGTCGATGACCTCCACCAGGGCGTTGACCAGGTGGTCCGCGGTGATGATCTGCTCACTTCCACGCCCCGCCAGGACTGGCTGGCCCAGCTGTGGTCACGGCTGTCGGGGCTGCCGGGACCGGCCACCGAGTACGCGCACGTGCCGCTGGTGCTCAACGAAGAGGGACAGCGACTGGCCAAACGCGATGGCTCGGTGACCCTGGAGGATCTTGGCGTGATCAACGACGACGCCATCGACACCGAGCGCGCCCACGCCGTGCGGGCTAAGTTGCTGGAGTCTCTCGGCCTGCCCGGTGACTCACTGGAGGCCGCACTCGAAGCCTTCGACCCCAGCGCTCTGCCCCGCGAGCCCTGGATCTTCCGGGGACTGTGA
- the recR gene encoding recombination mediator RecR, whose product MYDGSVQDLIDELGRLPGIGPKSAQRIAFHILESESEDMLRLADAIRTVKEKVTLCTICFNVSEHETCSICRDEKRDQALLCVVEESQDVMAIERTRTYRGRYHVLGGAINPIGGIGPDQLHIRELLTRLQDATITEVIIATDPNLEGEATATYLSRMLTTTGITVTRLASGLPVGGDLEYADEVTLGRAFEGRRAL is encoded by the coding sequence GTGTACGACGGCTCAGTTCAAGACCTCATCGACGAGCTCGGCCGCCTCCCCGGCATCGGCCCCAAATCGGCCCAGCGCATCGCCTTCCACATCCTCGAATCCGAATCCGAAGACATGCTGCGGCTAGCCGACGCCATCCGCACCGTCAAGGAAAAGGTCACGCTGTGCACCATTTGCTTCAACGTCTCCGAGCACGAGACCTGCAGCATCTGCCGCGATGAAAAGCGCGATCAGGCCCTGCTCTGCGTCGTGGAAGAATCCCAAGACGTAATGGCCATCGAGCGCACCCGCACCTACCGCGGTCGCTACCACGTGCTCGGCGGCGCCATCAACCCCATTGGCGGCATCGGCCCCGACCAGCTCCATATCCGCGAACTGCTCACTCGACTCCAAGACGCCACCATCACCGAAGTCATCATCGCCACCGACCCCAATCTCGAAGGCGAAGCCACCGCCACCTACCTTTCTCGCATGCTGACCACCACCGGCATCACCGTCACCCGGCTGGCCTCCGGGCTGCCCGTCGGAGGCGACCTCGAATACGCCGACGAAGTCACCCTCGGCCGCGCCTTCGAAGGCCGCCGCGCCCTCTAG
- a CDS encoding DNA polymerase III subunit gamma and tau yields the protein MTTALYRRYRPDAFETVIGQEHVTEPLMTALQKNRVNHAYLFSGPRGCGKTTSARILARCLNCAQGPTPHPCGTCESCVELATGGSGSLDVIEIDAASHGGVDDARDLRERATFAPARDRYKIFIIDEAHMVTSAGFNALLKIVEEPPEHIKFIFATTEPDKVIGTIRSRTHHYPFRLVPPEPLMNYLEQLCAQENVEVAPGVLSLVVRAGGGSVRDTLSVLDQLMAGAGNQGVSYDLAVNLLGFTPESLLDDVVDAVTATDSETVFRVVDRVVQSGQDPRRFVEDLLERFRDLIIAKAMPDSAQAVLHGIPEDQLRRLHTQASPLGRAEISRAADITALALTEMSGATSPRLHLELLMARLMLPSTDETERGLAARLDRIERRLDYGGAPTSAPAASTGQAPAPASAADQQGLSGAALARAAVRRDAAPAPTPEPAQPEPAQQQQPQQSQPQPVQQPPAQQTQPQQPSQPAAPAPQQREQPSPQEQPAPQQRERPAPTPEPQRPAQPQSPSEPQAQPEPQQQPAPQAEPTQEAPQGSSQQGSSQLDMVRRAWPEVISYLEQNSRLIWMTIKDNASVAGFDGQLLTLSFSNDGPRKTVMARGGEQIISEALNQVLGIRPQLDLITGGSAPAGGSGPKAASRPAAAPASPATPSRPAAEPTPAPQPESKPEPKPEPTPEPRPEPTPAPRPTSAPEPAPQSEPAPAPQQHAPQQHAPQQHAPQQQPQPQRGPRPDEEPYPFEPPEDESWLPEDDEFPGIPDFTQTEEFAASTAAEQQRASAPQGLSAPDAAPAEPARATDPTPPAESPTPAETPSPEPEPVAEDGFAGFIPRTDPSEASIPVFAKSEAELRAEFSQRFGSTIPTSAASVVTGDGANTPPRSEPSAESAPAPTEEPQHHSLATTDAHSAAPAPESPVVPRPAPTSRPAPEPTPHTEPASEAAPNTDTPHQRKASRFQQMMEQYRTGNTASAQNGSSPGAPTAPNGGAPRPEASTAVHWDEEIPSDEDETIESSGLAGRAVVERLLNARLIDERNPDGSPKI from the coding sequence GTGACCACCGCACTGTACCGCCGCTACCGCCCTGACGCCTTCGAGACTGTCATCGGCCAGGAGCACGTCACCGAGCCCCTGATGACGGCGCTGCAGAAGAACCGCGTAAACCACGCCTATCTCTTCTCCGGGCCGCGCGGCTGTGGGAAGACCACCTCCGCCCGCATCCTCGCGCGCTGCCTCAACTGCGCGCAGGGCCCCACTCCGCACCCCTGCGGCACCTGCGAGTCGTGTGTGGAGCTGGCCACCGGCGGTTCCGGCTCCCTCGACGTCATCGAGATCGACGCGGCCTCGCACGGTGGCGTGGATGATGCCCGTGATCTGCGTGAGCGCGCCACCTTCGCCCCGGCACGCGACCGCTACAAGATCTTCATCATCGATGAAGCCCACATGGTCACTTCGGCTGGCTTCAACGCCCTGCTGAAGATCGTGGAGGAACCGCCGGAGCACATCAAATTCATCTTCGCGACGACGGAGCCCGACAAGGTCATCGGCACCATCCGTTCCCGCACCCACCACTACCCGTTCCGACTGGTGCCGCCCGAGCCGCTGATGAACTACCTGGAGCAGCTCTGCGCCCAGGAGAACGTCGAGGTGGCGCCGGGCGTGCTCTCACTCGTGGTCCGTGCCGGTGGTGGCTCCGTGCGTGACACCCTCTCGGTACTGGACCAGCTGATGGCCGGCGCCGGTAACCAGGGCGTGTCCTATGACCTGGCCGTGAACCTGCTCGGCTTCACCCCCGAGTCCCTGCTCGACGACGTCGTCGACGCCGTCACTGCCACCGATTCGGAGACCGTGTTCCGCGTGGTCGACCGTGTGGTCCAATCCGGACAGGATCCGCGTCGCTTTGTTGAGGACCTGCTGGAACGCTTCCGCGATCTGATCATTGCCAAGGCGATGCCGGATTCTGCCCAGGCCGTGCTGCACGGCATTCCGGAAGATCAGTTGCGCCGACTCCACACCCAGGCCTCCCCCTTGGGGCGTGCCGAAATTTCGCGCGCCGCCGACATCACCGCACTCGCCCTCACCGAGATGAGCGGGGCCACCAGCCCGCGACTGCACCTGGAACTACTGATGGCGCGCCTGATGTTGCCGTCGACCGACGAGACCGAACGTGGCCTGGCCGCACGGCTCGACCGTATTGAGCGACGACTCGACTACGGAGGCGCACCCACCAGCGCTCCCGCCGCGTCAACCGGACAAGCACCGGCACCCGCCTCGGCAGCCGACCAGCAAGGACTCTCCGGTGCCGCACTCGCTCGCGCCGCCGTGCGTCGCGACGCTGCCCCGGCCCCCACACCCGAACCAGCACAGCCGGAACCGGCTCAGCAGCAACAACCTCAGCAATCGCAGCCACAGCCGGTTCAGCAGCCGCCAGCGCAGCAGACGCAACCCCAGCAGCCTTCGCAGCCGGCCGCCCCGGCTCCTCAACAACGCGAACAGCCGTCGCCGCAGGAACAGCCGGCTCCCCAGCAACGCGAACGACCGGCACCGACGCCGGAACCACAACGTCCGGCCCAGCCGCAGTCTCCATCGGAACCACAGGCCCAGCCGGAACCGCAGCAACAGCCCGCACCCCAGGCTGAGCCCACGCAGGAGGCCCCGCAGGGCTCCTCCCAGCAGGGTTCTTCGCAGTTGGACATGGTGCGCCGTGCCTGGCCCGAGGTGATCAGTTACCTGGAGCAGAACTCCCGGCTGATCTGGATGACCATCAAGGACAACGCCTCCGTCGCTGGATTCGACGGACAGCTGCTCACCCTGAGCTTCTCCAACGACGGCCCCCGCAAAACCGTGATGGCCCGTGGCGGCGAACAAATCATCTCCGAAGCCCTCAACCAGGTACTCGGCATCCGCCCCCAGCTCGACCTCATCACCGGAGGGTCTGCCCCGGCAGGTGGTTCGGGCCCAAAAGCCGCTAGCCGTCCTGCGGCGGCACCGGCCTCCCCCGCTACCCCATCGCGCCCTGCCGCGGAGCCCACGCCCGCGCCCCAGCCTGAGTCCAAGCCGGAGCCGAAACCCGAGCCGACGCCGGAGCCTCGGCCCGAGCCCACTCCGGCACCTCGGCCCACGTCTGCTCCGGAACCAGCACCGCAATCTGAGCCCGCACCAGCGCCGCAGCAGCACGCGCCGCAACAGCACGCGCCGCAACAGCACGCGCCGCAACAGCAACCCCAGCCCCAGCGTGGGCCGCGCCCGGATGAGGAGCCCTACCCCTTCGAACCACCGGAGGATGAGAGCTGGCTGCCCGAGGACGACGAGTTCCCCGGCATTCCGGACTTCACCCAGACCGAGGAGTTCGCCGCATCCACCGCCGCCGAACAGCAACGCGCCTCAGCCCCACAAGGTCTCAGCGCACCCGACGCGGCACCGGCGGAGCCTGCCCGCGCCACGGATCCCACGCCCCCGGCGGAATCGCCTACCCCTGCCGAGACCCCTTCGCCGGAACCCGAGCCCGTCGCTGAGGACGGCTTCGCCGGGTTCATCCCGCGCACCGATCCTTCGGAAGCGTCCATCCCGGTATTCGCCAAATCCGAGGCCGAACTGCGCGCCGAATTCTCACAGCGCTTCGGCTCCACCATCCCCACCTCAGCTGCGTCGGTCGTCACCGGCGACGGTGCCAACACTCCACCGCGCAGTGAACCCAGCGCCGAGTCGGCTCCAGCGCCCACAGAGGAACCGCAGCATCACTCCCTGGCCACCACGGACGCTCACTCCGCGGCACCAGCACCGGAATCCCCCGTGGTCCCTCGGCCGGCACCCACCTCGCGCCCGGCCCCGGAGCCAACACCCCACACCGAGCCAGCCTCCGAAGCAGCCCCGAACACGGATACCCCGCATCAGCGCAAGGCCAGCCGCTTCCAGCAGATGATGGAGCAGTACCGCACCGGCAACACCGCGTCGGCACAGAATGGCTCCAGCCCCGGTGCACCCACCGCGCCGAACGGTGGCGCGCCCCGGCCCGAAGCCTCCACCGCCGTACACTGGGATGAGGAGATTCCCAGTGACGAGGACGAGACCATCGAGTCATCCGGCCTCGCAGGGCGCGCCGTCGTCGAGCGCCTCCTCAACGCGCGACTCATTGACGAGCGCAACCCCGACGGCTCCCCCAAGATCTAG
- a CDS encoding substrate-binding domain-containing protein, which translates to MSRATSPTPRWWLTAAALTSATLMLTGCLSNNPEAVGDDDTSTADAAPAGANSEPGEDVVIGFSGPAAGHGWMGAITQAAQEQGDQFDDVELRVSEGTDDVNLQISQVEQFINDGVDAIVVLPFDGAALTEVAIEAMEAGIPVVNVDREFSSEFAARTTILGDNYGMGVSAGNYICERLGDDPDAVVAEVAGIDSLPLTQDRSRGFSDALAECDLEVSHRVDGDFTVQGGESATANLLQAAPEIDALWNHDDDQGVGVLAAIENANRDELFMVGGAGSANMMREIQDPDSVVEATVIYPSTQAADGIRLARLLAQGRGMDDLVQVEVPREIQLYAPVVTSDNVEDYLPHAFES; encoded by the coding sequence ATGTCCCGCGCAACATCCCCCACCCCACGGTGGTGGCTCACCGCAGCCGCCCTCACCTCGGCCACGCTCATGCTCACCGGCTGTCTCTCCAATAACCCGGAAGCCGTGGGCGACGACGACACCAGCACGGCAGACGCCGCACCCGCGGGTGCGAACTCGGAGCCCGGCGAGGACGTCGTGATCGGCTTCTCCGGTCCGGCCGCCGGGCACGGCTGGATGGGTGCGATCACCCAGGCCGCCCAGGAGCAGGGCGACCAGTTCGACGATGTCGAGCTGCGCGTCTCCGAAGGCACCGATGACGTGAACCTGCAGATCAGCCAGGTCGAGCAGTTCATCAACGACGGCGTGGACGCCATCGTGGTGCTGCCCTTCGACGGCGCCGCCCTGACCGAGGTCGCTATCGAGGCCATGGAAGCAGGGATCCCGGTGGTCAACGTGGACCGCGAGTTCTCCTCCGAGTTCGCCGCCCGCACCACCATCCTCGGCGACAACTACGGCATGGGTGTTTCCGCCGGTAACTACATCTGCGAGCGCCTCGGCGATGATCCGGATGCGGTGGTCGCCGAGGTGGCCGGCATTGATTCGCTACCGCTGACCCAGGACCGCAGCCGCGGCTTCTCGGATGCCCTGGCCGAATGTGACCTCGAGGTCTCCCACCGCGTGGACGGCGACTTCACGGTGCAGGGCGGCGAGTCCGCCACCGCGAACCTGCTGCAGGCTGCCCCGGAAATCGACGCGCTGTGGAACCACGACGACGATCAGGGCGTGGGCGTGCTCGCCGCCATTGAGAACGCTAACCGCGATGAGCTGTTCATGGTGGGTGGCGCTGGCTCGGCCAACATGATGCGCGAGATCCAGGATCCGGATTCGGTGGTGGAGGCCACCGTGATCTACCCCTCGACCCAGGCTGCTGACGGTATTCGCCTGGCACGGCTGCTGGCCCAGGGCCGCGGCATGGACGACCTGGTGCAGGTCGAGGTGCCCCGCGAGATTCAGCTCTACGCGCCGGTGGTGACCTCGGACAACGTCGAGGATTACCTGCCGCACGCCTTCGAATCCTGA
- a CDS encoding sugar phosphate isomerase/epimerase family protein — MARPVTLFTGQWADLPFEEVARLAGQWGYDGLEIACWGDHLDPWRAAEDDAYVRNRLEILERNGLSVYAISNHLKGQAVCDDPIDARHRDILPDHIWGDGAAEGVRQRAAEELKVTARAAARLGVSTVTGFTGSAIWKYVAMFPPVSDALIEAGYQDFADRWNPIMDVFDQEGVRFALEPHPSEIAYDFWTTQRTLEAIGHREAFGLNWDPSHMVWQGLDPVSFLWDFRDRIYHVHCKDTKVRMNNGRNGRLASHLPWADPRRGWDFITTGRGDVPWDDAFRMLNAIGYQGPLSVEWEDAGMDRLLGAPAALEFVRASAVESADARFDAAFSLRDC; from the coding sequence ATGGCACGTCCCGTCACGTTGTTTACCGGTCAATGGGCTGATTTACCCTTCGAGGAGGTCGCCCGCCTGGCCGGGCAGTGGGGCTATGACGGCCTGGAGATCGCCTGCTGGGGCGACCATCTCGATCCCTGGCGGGCGGCCGAGGACGACGCCTATGTGCGCAACCGGCTCGAGATTCTCGAGCGCAACGGCCTCAGCGTTTACGCCATCTCCAACCATCTCAAAGGTCAGGCAGTGTGCGATGACCCGATCGATGCCCGGCACCGAGACATCCTGCCGGACCACATTTGGGGTGACGGCGCGGCCGAGGGCGTCCGCCAGCGCGCCGCCGAAGAACTCAAAGTCACCGCCAGGGCTGCCGCCCGACTCGGGGTCTCCACCGTCACCGGGTTCACCGGCTCCGCCATCTGGAAATACGTGGCCATGTTTCCGCCGGTCAGCGACGCGCTCATCGAAGCTGGGTACCAAGACTTCGCCGACCGCTGGAACCCCATCATGGACGTCTTTGACCAGGAGGGCGTGCGCTTCGCCCTGGAACCCCACCCCTCCGAAATCGCCTATGACTTCTGGACCACCCAGCGCACCCTGGAGGCGATCGGCCACCGCGAAGCGTTCGGGCTGAACTGGGACCCCTCGCACATGGTGTGGCAGGGCCTCGACCCGGTGAGCTTCCTCTGGGACTTCCGCGACCGCATTTACCACGTGCACTGCAAAGACACGAAGGTGCGGATGAACAATGGTAGAAACGGCCGGCTCGCCTCGCACTTGCCCTGGGCGGATCCGCGCCGCGGCTGGGATTTCATCACCACCGGCCGCGGGGATGTGCCCTGGGACGACGCCTTCCGCATGCTCAACGCCATCGGCTATCAGGGTCCGCTCTCCGTGGAGTGGGAGGACGCTGGCATGGATCGGCTCCTCGGAGCACCGGCCGCCCTGGAGTTTGTACGCGCCAGCGCCGTCGAGTCTGCAGACGCCCGGTTCGATGCGGCATTCTCCCTGCGCGACTGCTAG
- a CDS encoding malonic semialdehyde reductase, whose protein sequence is MTQQTVDHASAALDEQELNLLFGEAYTTYAFSDEPVDAELVARVYEDARWAPTAMNIQPLRLTVVPAGDAREALVEQMAEGNKEKTAAAPMTVVAAFDPNWHVHMPHLAPHREGLREDFEGKPEAREAMGRTNALLQIGYFVLALRAHGLQVGPMAGFNAAGVDEAFHTENGWKTLLALNIGQAPNAEDENAQRPRAGRLTFDQAAQVV, encoded by the coding sequence ATGACCCAGCAGACCGTGGACCACGCATCGGCAGCGTTGGACGAGCAGGAACTCAACCTGCTCTTCGGCGAGGCCTACACCACCTACGCGTTCAGCGATGAGCCGGTGGACGCCGAGCTCGTGGCCCGAGTGTATGAGGATGCGCGCTGGGCGCCGACGGCGATGAACATCCAGCCGCTGCGCCTGACCGTGGTTCCCGCCGGCGATGCCCGTGAAGCCCTGGTGGAGCAGATGGCCGAGGGCAACAAAGAAAAGACCGCCGCTGCCCCGATGACCGTGGTGGCTGCGTTCGACCCGAACTGGCACGTGCACATGCCGCACTTGGCTCCGCACCGCGAGGGCCTGCGCGAAGACTTCGAGGGCAAGCCCGAAGCACGCGAGGCCATGGGCCGCACCAACGCGCTGTTGCAGATTGGCTACTTCGTGCTGGCGCTGCGTGCCCACGGCCTGCAGGTGGGTCCGATGGCCGGCTTCAACGCCGCCGGTGTCGACGAGGCGTTCCACACCGAGAACGGCTGGAAGACCCTGCTGGCCCTGAATATCGGCCAGGCACCGAACGCTGAGGACGAAAATGCCCAGCGCCCGCGCGCCGGTCGCCTGACCTTCGACCAGGCCGCCCAGGTGGTCTAA
- a CDS encoding Gfo/Idh/MocA family protein yields the protein MSTTSPSPLRVALIGHAFMGRVHSHAWRTAPRFFELPVAPELTVLVGRDAERSAAAARQLGWAESATDWRQVIARDDIDVVDICTPGDSHADIAEAALRAGKHVLVEKPMANTVAEAERMAVAAREAAGRGVRAMVGFTYRRTPALQLAQKLIRTGRIGTVRQVRAQYLQDWLSDSTSPLTWRLDKNRAGSGALGDIGAHLIDMTCFLTGEQFAGVSGALQTFVPQRPVAEAPGSPLGPVTVDDAVQAMGTLTGGAPVVLEASRAAWGRKNALRIEVTGSTGAIAFDFEDMNVLQVFDPNAQTEEITGFTRVQVTEPTHPYLNAWWPPGHGLGYEHGFTHQVVDFVESIHSGTQPTPSFDDGLHVQRVLDAVQRSAAEASRYTPITTSSQEQ from the coding sequence ATGTCGACCACTTCCCCGTCTCCGCTGAGGGTGGCCCTGATCGGGCACGCCTTCATGGGGCGCGTCCATTCCCACGCTTGGCGCACCGCCCCGCGGTTCTTCGAGCTGCCGGTAGCCCCGGAGCTGACCGTGCTGGTGGGCCGCGACGCCGAACGCAGCGCGGCTGCCGCCCGACAGTTGGGTTGGGCGGAATCTGCCACGGATTGGCGCCAGGTCATCGCCCGGGACGACATCGACGTCGTCGATATTTGTACCCCGGGTGACAGCCACGCCGATATTGCGGAGGCAGCGCTGCGGGCGGGCAAGCACGTGCTGGTGGAGAAGCCGATGGCCAACACGGTGGCCGAGGCCGAGCGGATGGCGGTGGCGGCCCGCGAGGCAGCTGGGCGCGGGGTGCGTGCCATGGTGGGGTTCACCTACCGGCGCACCCCCGCGCTGCAGTTGGCGCAGAAGCTGATCCGCACCGGGCGCATCGGCACGGTTCGACAAGTCCGGGCACAGTACCTCCAGGATTGGCTCTCCGACTCGACGAGCCCGCTCACCTGGCGGCTGGACAAGAACCGGGCCGGTTCCGGGGCGCTCGGGGACATCGGGGCGCACCTGATTGATATGACCTGCTTCCTCACCGGGGAACAGTTCGCCGGGGTGTCGGGAGCGCTGCAGACTTTCGTCCCGCAGCGCCCCGTGGCCGAGGCACCGGGCAGCCCGCTGGGCCCGGTCACGGTCGACGACGCCGTCCAGGCGATGGGCACCCTCACCGGCGGCGCCCCCGTGGTGCTGGAAGCATCGCGTGCCGCCTGGGGCCGCAAGAACGCGCTGCGTATCGAGGTCACCGGCAGCACCGGCGCCATCGCGTTCGATTTTGAGGACATGAACGTGTTGCAGGTCTTTGACCCGAACGCGCAGACCGAGGAGATCACCGGATTCACCCGGGTTCAGGTCACCGAGCCCACCCACCCCTACCTGAACGCCTGGTGGCCGCCCGGCCACGGGCTGGGCTACGAGCACGGTTTCACCCACCAGGTGGTGGACTTTGTCGAGTCCATTCACTCAGGCACCCAGCCCACCCCGTCTTTCGACGACGGCCTGCACGTTCAGCGAGTGCTGGACGCCGTGCAGCGCTCCGCCGCCGAGGCCAGCCGATACACTCCGATCACCACCTCTTCTCAGGAGCAGTGA